GCCGGATAAAATCTTGGATTTGCTTCATTTCCATAATATTGATGCAATTGTTCTTGCCGGATTTTTGCTTAAAGTTTCAGCTAAAATTATTAACGCTTTTCCTAATAAAATCATCAATATACATCCTGCATTGCTGCCAAAATACGGCGGAAAAGGAATGTACGGACATTATGTTCACGAAGCGGTAAAAGCTGCCGGAGAAAAAGAGAGCGGCATAACTATTCACTATGTGAATGAAAACTACGACGAAGGGAATATTATTTTTCAGGCAAAATGCGCCATTGATGAAAATGATACTCCTGATGATATTGCCGCAAAAGTTCATAAATTGGAATATGAGTATTTTCCAAAAGTGATTGAGGAAGTTTTTAGTCATTAACCAATATAAGCTATATCTGAATGGCAATTTGAGATTAAGGGTTTTTGTAGTATCTTTGCATCCCGAATTTAAAACTTTGTTTTGTCTAAAAGTCTTGACTCTGAAAGCAAAGCGATCTAAAAGTCTAAAATAATGAGCTTACAATGTGGTATAGTTGGTTTGCCTAATGTTGGTAAATCTACCCTTTTTAATTGTCTTTCCAATGCCAAAGCGCAAGCGGCAAATTTTCCTTTTTGCACTATTGAACCCAACGTGGGTGTAATTACCGTTCCTGATGAGCGATTAAATAAATTAGCTGAACTTGTTCATCCTCAGAAAATTGTGCCTACCACTGTAGAAATTGTGGACATTGCCGGATTGGTGAAAGGAGCCAGCAAAGGAGAAGGACTGGGNAATAAATTTCTCGCCAATATTCGTGAAACGGATGCTATTTTACACGTATTGCGTTGTTTTGACGATGAAAATGTGACTCATGTTGACGGGAGTGTTGATCCTGTGCGTGATAAAGAGATTATTGACGCGGAATTACAAATAAAAGACCTCGAGACCATTGAAGCACGCATCAATAAGGTGGAAAAACAAGCTAAAACCGGAGGCGACAAAGAAGCGTTGCGCGCATTTAATGTTTATAGTCGAATCCATGAAGCGCTCTTGAAAGGCGAATCTGCCCGCACGGTAATTTTTGACAGTAAAGATGATATAAAAGCAGCCAGGGAACTTTATCTTCTAACGTCCAAACCTGTGATGTATGTTTGCAATGTAGATGAAGCAAGCGCTGTGAAAGGAAATAAATACGTGGATGCAGTTCGTGAAACTACAAAAAATGAAAATGCTGAAATTTTAATTGTGGCGGCAAAAATAGAATCGGAAATAGCAGAATTTGAAACGTACGAAGAACGTCAAATGTTTTTGGAAGAAATAGGATTACAAGAATCAGGTGTGGCACGCTTGATAAAAGCGGCGTATCATTTGCTTGATT
The genomic region above belongs to uncultured Paludibacter sp. and contains:
- a CDS encoding Formyltetrahydrofolate-dependent phosphoribosylglycinamide formyltransferase: MHIFKTDEQKPIIQMPVNIAIFASGSGSNAENLIQYFKDSKEFSFPIIVSNKADAFVHTRAKKLEIPSFTFSNEEFREPDKILDLLHFHNIDAIVLAGFLLKVSAKIINAFPNKIINIHPALLPKYGGKGMYGHYVHEAVKAAGEKESGITIHYVNENYDEGNIIFQAKCAIDENDTPDDIAAKVHKLEYEYFPKVIEEVFSH
- the ychF gene encoding putative GTP-binding protein (Evidence 3 : Putative function from multiple computational evidences; PubMedId : 12837776, 1833189, 7828865, 9298646; Product type f : factor) produces the protein MSLQCGIVGLPNVGKSTLFNCLSNAKAQAANFPFCTIEPNVGVITVPDERLNKLAELVHPQKIVPTTVEIVDIAGLVKGASKGEGLGNKFLANIRETDAILHVLRCFDDENVTHVDGSVDPVRDKEIIDAELQIKDLETIEARINKVEKQAKTGGDKEALRAFNVYSRIHEALLKGESARTVIFDSKDDIKAARELYLLTSKPVMYVCNVDEASAVKGNKYVDAVRETTKNENAEILIVAAKIESEIAEFETYEERQMFLEEIGLQESGVARLIKAAYHLLDLQTFLTAGVQEVRAWTFHRGWKAPQCAGVIHTDFEKGFIRAEVIKYQDYVTLGSESACKXAGKMNVEGKEYVVQDGDIMHFRFNV